Below is a genomic region from Fusobacterium nucleatum.
GTTTCTAACTTCCCCAAGCATATCAACAGGAATTACTCCATTAGTTTCATTTGGAACAGAGTTAAAAGCATTTCCACCTTTTATCACTAAATTTTGTAAAGTATTAAATTTTTTCTTTATTTTAACTCTTACACTACCTTTTTCTGCATAAGTTACAGGAAAACTTGAATCTGGTGTAAATGCGATATCAGGATAAGGCATTTTTAACTCTCCAAAATAATATTTTAAACAAGCACTTCCACTTTCTTCATCTGCTCCTAATATCATTCTAATTTTTTTCTTTAATTTTACTCCTGAATCTGCTATTGCTTTCATAGCAAACAATGAAATTATAGCAGGGCCTTTATCATCTAATGTCCCTCTACCAAAGATTTTTCCATCTGCTATAGTTCCTGAATATGGAGGATAAGTCCAGTTGTCACCTTCTGGAACTACATCAACATGTGCAAGAATTCCTAAAGTTTCTTCTCCCTCTCCCATATCTATGTGCATTGCATAATTATCGAATTTTTCTGCTTTAAAGCCTATTTTTTTAGCTAGGTCCATAAAATGATCAAGTGCTTTTGCTGGTCCTTCTCCAAAAGGCATTCCAGGTAATGGGGCTTCTTTAACACTTTTTACTCTAACTGCATTTTGAATTTCTTTTACAACCTCATCTTTGTAATCTAAAACTTTTTCTTTTAAATCCATTTCTTACCTCCACTATTTTTATAAATACTATATAAATTTTCTATATATTTATTGTTTACTTGCTGCTTCTTGTATTCCTCTGTATTTACTATATAAAAATCTTACATATTCATATTCAAAAGGTGAATTTGTTTGATGATAATGGAAATTAATATTCTTTCTCAAATCTATACCTTTTAATACAAATAAACTAGCATCTGTATAATTTACTAAGGCAGAGTCAAATAAGTACATTCTTTTATATATATCAATTTTTCCTGCTACAACACTATCAACACCCATTCCAAAAGCATCTCTTAAATATGTAGGTCCTAGAATTGGTAATACTAAATAAGGCCCTCTACCTACTCCATAATATGCAAGTGTCAATCCAAAATCTTCATAAGGTTTTGGCATTCCCATTTTTGAAGCTACATCAAAAAGTCCTCCTAAGCCTAACACAGTATTGATTGTGAATCTTCCTAAGGCTCTCATAGATTTTCTTCCTTTAAATTGAAAAGCTGAATTAGCCATAGTATTTAATACTTTTGCATTTTTAAAGAAATTACTTACTCTGTCTTCAACGAAGTCAGGAGTAATAAACTTATATGTATTAACAATAGGAGTAATTACCAATCTTTCTATTTGATAGTTAAAATGATACATTCTCTTATTAAATGCTTCAAGTGGATCAGCTTCATCAGCAATGAAATTACTTTCACCAGGATTAGCATATACGACATTACTAGCCTCTGAGTAATCCATATTAGATTTATTAACTTCATTTGTATTACTACAAGAAATTAGAGTCAGGCTTAAAACACTAAGTAATAATAATTTTTTAATTTTCATATTTTAAAACCCCCTCATTTAGAAACTTTAACATAACATCTACATTTTCCTTATAGAACATATTTCCACAATGTCCTCCCTTAGGATAGATAACTAATCTATCTTTAAATACATCCTTTAGATAGTCAATATCTTTTTCATCTAAAATTAATTCATCAGCATTTGTGACTGCAGCAATTTTAGGAGAAGTTCTAAGGTAATCTTCTATAACTTTTAAACTTGCTTCTCTTTTTAAATCTTCATTAGTAAAATCTTTATTATATTTCTTATAATATGGAAAACCCACTTTATTAACATAATCTTCAAAAGTTGCAAAATTAACTGCTTTAAAGTATTCTTTCATATTTGTAAATTTATTTACTTTTTCTGGATTTTTTGTATACACATGACTTTTAGTTATAAAATCTGAAATAAAGTTTAAATCATTTGAAGTCAATCTAAAAGCTAAACCTATATATGCTTTTTTTTCTGCATCAGATAAGATATCTCCCTTTACTATGTTATAGATAGTATCAGCACCTATATTTGCATACTCATTTGTCAATCCACCTTTAACTCTTGCTAAAGTTGTATTTAATAATTTCTCTATTCCTGCTGATTTTCCACCAGTATAGTCATCTAGGAACTTATCCAATTTTACTGCTGAATCATACAATTCTACTGGAGGGTTTACCATAAACACTCTTTTAAAGTTAAAAACCTTTTCTTTTTCATCTATGTAAGATAAAACAGCTGCATTACTTCCACCTAGACTATACCCCATTATATAGAAATCTGTAACCTCTACTTGATCTTTGATTTTATTATAAGCAAGTTTCATTGCCTTATAGATATCCTTATTATCTTCTAAAAGTAGACCTGGTACAGAATTAGAAGAAGCAGAAATCATAAATTGTTGACTCATTTGAGAGCTTATTGCTATTGTGTGATATCCTGCACTGTGGAATATTCTTTGCATAAATTGAACCCTTGTTGTACTATAATCTGAACCTGTTCCAGCTAGAACAAAGATTAAAGGTGCTTTCTTATTTTTTTGTTTACTAAAAGAAAATTTAAATTCACTTGCATACCAAAATACATCAGAAATATCTTTTTTATCTTTTATCTGTATGCTATATACTTTTAATGGTATATTCTCACTAATTCCTGGTGTCATCATTGTTGCACTTCCTATAATAGTTGCCGAATAGGGATCATCTATTGGAAAATTATAAGAAAATGCTGTCAATGATAGTATTAAAAATAATACCACTTTACTTAATAATTTTTTCAATTTTATCCTCCTTAAAATAAAGAAATTTGGTTTGTTTCACTTAAACTTGAAATTGCCCCAATATTTTTTAATTTATCTACAACAGGTTGAGACATTTTTGTTCTTCTTTTTAAATCTTCAACTGAAATGAATTTTCCTTCTTCTCTTTCTTTAACTATGGCATCAATGACTGCACCTCCAAGTCCATTTATCCCAATTAAAGGTATTCTAATTTTTTCATTTTCTATTGTAAATTTTCTACCATCTGATAAATAGATATCAACAGGTAAAAGCTCTAAACCTCTTGCTTCCATTTCTACTACAATTTCACATATAGCTTGTTCATTTTTTTTCTTAGGATCCAATTTTGGTTCTTTGGATAGCTCTTCTAATTTTTGTTTTGCAATAATTCCTCTACTCATAACTTCCATATCAAAATCATCTGCTTTTCTTGATAAGAAAGCGGCATAGAATGCAAGTGGTTGATGAACTTTAAAATATGCTATTCTCATTGCCATCATAACATAGGCAACAGCATGTCCCTTGGGAAACATATATTCTATTCTTCTACAAGATTCAATATACCAATCAGGAACATTCTTTTCCTTCATCATAGCAGAAAATTTTTCCCAGTTTTCAGGTTCTTTTTTAGGTTTACCTTTTCTTACAAATTCCATTATTTTAAAGGAATCACTATTATCCAAACCTTGATCTATTAAATAGTTCATTATATCATCTCTCACTGTTATTATTTGTGAAAGAGTTGCTTGTCCATTTCTTACAAATTCTTGTGCATTATTAAGCCAAACATTTGTACCATGTGAAAGACCTGATATTCTTACAAGCTCTGCAAAAGTTGTAGGTCTTGTATCTATAAGCATCTGTCTTACAAAACCAGTACCAAATTCTGGGATTCCATAAGTTCCTATTTCTGTTCCTATCTGTTCAGGAGTTACTCCCAAGGATTCTGTTGATGAAAAGATTTTTAAAGTATCTTTATCAGCAAGTGGAATATCTTTAATTTCTATATTAGTATATTCTTGTAAAAGTTTTATAGTTGTAGGGTCATCATGTCCTAATATATCAAGTTTTACTAACTGTTCATCCATTACGTGATAATCATAATGGGTTGTTGTAGATTCACTTGTTTCATCATTAGCTGGTCTTTGTACAGGACAAAACTCATAAATTGAATTTCCTTGTGGTACTATAACCATTCCTCCTGGGTGCTGACCTGTTGTCTTTTTAGCACCTTGACAAAGTCTACCCAATCTTATAATTTCAGCTCTAACTGCATTCAAATTATTATCTTCAAAATATTTTCTTACATAGGCTTCAGCATTTTTTTCAGCAAGTGTTGAAATAGTTCCTGCTTTAAATACATTTTCTTTTCCAAATAATTCTTCACAATATCTGTGAATTTCAGATTGATATTCTCCTGAGAAGTTTAAGTCTATATCTGGGACTTTATCTCCTTTAAATCCCATAAAAACTTCAAATGGTATTGAATATCCATCTTTTCTTAATTTAGCACCACATTTTGGACAAATTTTATCTGGTAAATCTATACCTACTCCTTCTCTTTCAATAAATTCAGAGTGTTTGCATTCAGGATTATCACAGATATAATGAGGATATAGAGCATTAACTTCTGTAATTCCCATCATAAATGCAACAAGTGAAGAACCAACTGAACCTCTTGAACCAACTAAATATCCATTATCTAAAGATTTTTTTACTAACTTTTGTGCTGATAAATACAAAACAGAGAAACCATTATTTATAATAGCATTTAATTCTCTTTCCAATCTTGCTGAAACAATATCAGGTAAAGGATCTCCATATATTCTATATGCCTTTTCATAAGTCATAGTTCTAACAATTTCTTCGGCATTTTCCATTTTAGGTGGATAGAAGCCATCAGGTATAGGTTTTATTCCACTTTCTACCATATCAGCTATTTTATTTGTATTTGTTACAACAACTTCTTTTGCTTCCTCTTCTCCTAAATAACTAAACTCTTGTAGTATTTCATCAGTTGTTCTAAAATAAAAGCCATTATTTATACTGTATTGTCTTGAATTATATACTGTTCCACTACCATATAATAAAATAGATCTTATTATATCTTCATTTTCATCAAGATAATGAACATTAGAACTAGCAGTTACTAAAATTCCAAGTCGTTTACCTAAATCATAAAAATATTTATTCATTTTTTCAACTTCTTCATAAGAACCTAATGCACCTGTCTCATCTTTTTCTATAAGTTCATTATAAGTTGATTTTGGTAACAGTTCTATATAGTCATAAAATTTTGCTGCTTCTTCTAATTTTTCTAAATCATGTCTTAAATATAAATCTGCAAGCTCTCCTGTATTCATAAAATGTGCAGTTAAAGAACTTCCTATTATAAGTCCTTCTCTGTTTTCAATTAAAACTGACTTTGGTATTCTAGCTTTTTTATTACCAAAGTATTTTATATGTGCTTCTGAAACTAATCTGTACATATTTTTTAGACCATCTTGAGTTTTTACTAAGACCATAATATTTTTTAAAGATTGTTTTTTCACATTAACTTTAAAGCCTATATTGATATCTTTCATATATTCTAAGCCTTTTTCTTTATACTTATCTAAGAATATAATAAACATATTTGCAGTTGCTTGTGAGTCATCAACTGCTCTATGGTGTTTTTCAAGTGCCAAACCTAAGGTTTTATTTAAATCTCCCAACCCATATTTCTTTAAATCAGGAAATAAATCTCTTGCCATTTGTAAAGTATCAATCACAGAAGATTGTAAAT
It encodes:
- a CDS encoding MlaA family lipoprotein, whose product is MKIKKLLLLSVLSLTLISCSNTNEVNKSNMDYSEASNVVYANPGESNFIADEADPLEAFNKRMYHFNYQIERLVITPIVNTYKFITPDFVEDRVSNFFKNAKVLNTMANSAFQFKGRKSMRALGRFTINTVLGLGGLFDVASKMGMPKPYEDFGLTLAYYGVGRGPYLVLPILGPTYLRDAFGMGVDSVVAGKIDIYKRMYLFDSALVNYTDASLFVLKGIDLRKNINFHYHQTNSPFEYEYVRFLYSKYRGIQEAASKQ
- a CDS encoding PolC-type DNA polymerase III, with the translated sequence MNNRQIIIEPNMEVFSKLGVKSIEIKTILLNTRTKRITFNCAVSSMNCIDDIDIIYKDVLSKFGRELEIEFITDNKNLSLKDEEIKTIAIRAIERLKTKNTTSKSFLCFYKLHIKANYIIIELNDENTKFMLEEVKISSKIENILNEYGIKNYEIIFSVGDFSKETSNIEEKIKMDIEKHQDTINAEREKIVKTNSTSETQVYKAKNDFKRGSKTREIKGETISIKDFYDLYDGETCIVEGEIFSMEDMTLKSGKILRTIRVTDGESSLTSKIFLDENDKLDIHEGMFLKLSGKLQLDTYAGNEKTLMINAINILEKENTKKEDTAEEKMVELHAHTKMSEMVGVTDVEDIIKRAKEYGHKAIAITDYSVVHSYPAAFKTAKKFSTDEEKMKAIFGCEMYMIDDEAPMVTNPKDKKIDDEEFVVFDIETTGLNSHTNEIIEIGAVKIKAGRIVDRYSQLINPGRPIPYHITEITSITDEQVANEPKIDEVIGKFVDFIGDAVLVAHNAPFDMGFIKRDIKKYLNIDLQSSVIDTLQMARDLFPDLKKYGLGDLNKTLGLALEKHHRAVDDSQATANMFIIFLDKYKEKGLEYMKDINIGFKVNVKKQSLKNIMVLVKTQDGLKNMYRLVSEAHIKYFGNKKARIPKSVLIENREGLIIGSSLTAHFMNTGELADLYLRHDLEKLEEAAKFYDYIELLPKSTYNELIEKDETGALGSYEEVEKMNKYFYDLGKRLGILVTASSNVHYLDENEDIIRSILLYGSGTVYNSRQYSINNGFYFRTTDEILQEFSYLGEEEAKEVVVTNTNKIADMVESGIKPIPDGFYPPKMENAEEIVRTMTYEKAYRIYGDPLPDIVSARLERELNAIINNGFSVLYLSAQKLVKKSLDNGYLVGSRGSVGSSLVAFMMGITEVNALYPHYICDNPECKHSEFIEREGVGIDLPDKICPKCGAKLRKDGYSIPFEVFMGFKGDKVPDIDLNFSGEYQSEIHRYCEELFGKENVFKAGTISTLAEKNAEAYVRKYFEDNNLNAVRAEIIRLGRLCQGAKKTTGQHPGGMVIVPQGNSIYEFCPVQRPANDETSESTTTHYDYHVMDEQLVKLDILGHDDPTTIKLLQEYTNIEIKDIPLADKDTLKIFSSTESLGVTPEQIGTEIGTYGIPEFGTGFVRQMLIDTRPTTFAELVRISGLSHGTNVWLNNAQEFVRNGQATLSQIITVRDDIMNYLIDQGLDNSDSFKIMEFVRKGKPKKEPENWEKFSAMMKEKNVPDWYIESCRRIEYMFPKGHAVAYVMMAMRIAYFKVHQPLAFYAAFLSRKADDFDMEVMSRGIIAKQKLEELSKEPKLDPKKKNEQAICEIVVEMEARGLELLPVDIYLSDGRKFTIENEKIRIPLIGINGLGGAVIDAIVKEREEGKFISVEDLKRRTKMSQPVVDKLKNIGAISSLSETNQISLF
- the pepV gene encoding dipeptidase PepV, with product MDLKEKVLDYKDEVVKEIQNAVRVKSVKEAPLPGMPFGEGPAKALDHFMDLAKKIGFKAEKFDNYAMHIDMGEGEETLGILAHVDVVPEGDNWTYPPYSGTIADGKIFGRGTLDDKGPAIISLFAMKAIADSGVKLKKKIRMILGADEESGSACLKYYFGELKMPYPDIAFTPDSSFPVTYAEKGSVRVKIKKKFNTLQNLVIKGGNAFNSVPNETNGVIPVDMLGEVRNKNKVEFEKEGNTYKVFSAGIPAHGAYPSKGYNAVSALFTVLKDIEVKNEELKGLVTFFDKFVKMETDGESFGVKCTDGETGELTLNLGKINLENNELEIWIDMRVPVKIKNEQIIETIKKDTENYGYEFLLHSNTQPLYVAKDSFLVSTLMNIYKELTGDNDAEPVAIGGGTYAKYAKNAVAFGALLPDQEDRMHQRDEYLEISKIDKLLQIYVEAIYRLAK
- a CDS encoding serine/threonine protein kinase, whose translation is MKKLLSKVVLFLILSLTAFSYNFPIDDPYSATIIGSATMMTPGISENIPLKVYSIQIKDKKDISDVFWYASEFKFSFSKQKNKKAPLIFVLAGTGSDYSTTRVQFMQRIFHSAGYHTIAISSQMSQQFMISASSNSVPGLLLEDNKDIYKAMKLAYNKIKDQVEVTDFYIMGYSLGGSNAAVLSYIDEKEKVFNFKRVFMVNPPVELYDSAVKLDKFLDDYTGGKSAGIEKLLNTTLARVKGGLTNEYANIGADTIYNIVKGDILSDAEKKAYIGLAFRLTSNDLNFISDFITKSHVYTKNPEKVNKFTNMKEYFKAVNFATFEDYVNKVGFPYYKKYNKDFTNEDLKREASLKVIEDYLRTSPKIAAVTNADELILDEKDIDYLKDVFKDRLVIYPKGGHCGNMFYKENVDVMLKFLNEGVLKYEN